The window AAAATCTGGGCCTTTTTAAGGACGTATGCATGTTTTACACAGAGATATTAAAATGTTACTCATGACTGCATTAATGACTCAGTGAGGATGTGAGGTTGCATCTGTTCTACGTAACTGTAACTTGCGTGCATGCATTTCTGCATGTGTTAAGTTCATAAACGACTGGAAGAGGCATcataaaaaacaccaaacttgGTCTGTGCCTTCAtatcaaacactgaaaacaattCAGGacttaaaagattaaaaacattttctcccaTGAATACgcttttaaaaacatactctAGGCCTGCACATATGCTGCTGAGCAAGTAGCTGGATACCACCTTCCTCTTCCAACACAGAAAAACACTCATAAATTCAGTATAGGCGAGCACTTTCTGTAATAAAGTCTCCATTGCCATCCAAGCAAACATGCATTGTTCTTGAAATaataactgaatttaaaaatggaataaaaactCCCCAGTTTGGGCTCTGATTGACTATCAtaatcatgtttatttttctgtgctcttcACTGATCTTACCAATGCTGAATTAGGCCATACAGTACAAGTTTTTCATATTACACAATCCTGTCGCTATTCCCAATGCCTGACAGTTCTTTTTCTAACCAATCTGTATCCATCGACTGGGATAACTGGGAATTGCCGCTTCTCTGGGACATAAACTTTCAGAACATTATGGCGGTAAACCTGAAAGAAGTGCTAGAAAAGGGCTGGTGTCCCCAGGTGAAATGTTAGCAGTGTTTACATGTAGAAATTGTTTATAGGTGTTTGTgtgttgtgtatatatatttggaaaaaaaagtcaggggaGAGGCTTGGTTTTAACCACCAGGGTTTCCTTGCTAAGAATATGGATTCTTGAGATAATGAGCACTATCTGATCCAAAATCTTGCAGGATCAGTTTCAGAGCATGCAAATTTTCATCCCccagaaaagcatttcagagatTTCCTATCCCTCTGATAAGAACACCTTGTCTACCAAGATGAAAATAGTggtattgagaaaaaaataataaaaaataagatcACTTGGCTTAGCTTTTCaccaattaattttattaatcttCATAAGCAGGCAGTAAAAAGTATAAACAGATAAATAACCTATAGTTTGTACACATTCCCAAATGCTGTTGACTTCACTGGCTCTTCCAGAGGCCTGTTCAGTTCTAGATGACAGGACAATGTTACACCCGTGGACCAGGTTCTGCCTCACACCTGGGGGAGGATGTAGCTCGGGTTACCCAAGCAATCACCTCTGCTCCCAAACAAGGGGAGCCACGCTGGCTGCCTGTCCGAGCTGTGGTTTTTTACTGTAACAATGAACTGCAGCCATGGTGCGGGCTTGGAAGGAGCAGGTGCCTGGCTGGAAGTTCAATACTTCCAGCTTTCACAGCTGAAACTGACAGGAGACAAAAGACTGAGTAGATGGGTATCCTGGTGATACAGGAGGGAGATTATATacatagggagaagagggaactactgaaaaaggaaaacaggtgaTTCACGGAAGGAAGGCATTATTTGATCAGATACTGGCTCTATCCAAGTATGTCTGGAAGTCCAAATGATTTTTGAACAAATGTACTTGTTCTTTAGCTGCCAACTCTAAGGAGACTGACTTCCAAGCACATTCCGTTTGTGCAAAACAACATCTCAATGGCCCTCCCAttcacaaagcaaagcaaaggttTTGTAGGCAAGTAAATATTCCAGAATACCATTTTCCACAAAATTTGGcaactgaagaaaacattttaatgctcTCAttcaactgcctttttttttttttttttacccttaacTGCAGTTCCAGGTCCATCACACAAATCTCATGCCAGACTCTGTAATGTCCATGCATTCTTAAGTAAACTTTATGTGTTATCAGATGTAACTTCGGTGCTGCAGAGCACTTCATCATCTTGTGAATCCTTCTGCCTTATTTTAAGTACTGCTACTCCAGTGAGACTGACAGGACACAGTAGTATACCAACAGAGAAGGGACAAAGCCCTCACTGCTGATCCTCTTGAAAATCActaaattttttcttccttttttgcattTAGAAACATGTTTAGTTCCTTTCAAATCATCTCTCAGCCTgtgaaaaccaaaagaaaacaaaaacccaaccccacaaccAAACCTGAAAGTAAGAAGGTGATACAGAAACAAAagacataaattaaaaatattattcatgaGTAAAAATACTGGCCACTGTTCTATCTCACAACCTAATCAATACGGGGAATACATGAAGTTGGGACAGAAAACACATTATGTGCCAGTGGAATTCATAGTCCAATGTTAACTTGACTTTTGGGTGTATGCATCAACCAGTAAATCTCATATGCAAGACACCTGTGGGGAAACCACTACTCAGGTGGCCTCACAGCTTTAGCTTATTAGCAATATTTGTCAAATATGGTAATCTTCCTTTTAGTTTTTACTTTCTCACACTGAAAAACTCCGCATGAAACAAGTAAACACTCCTTCAGAGAGGAAAGATGCAAACAAGGGAAACTACACACAGAGGGCAACGATCCTGAGAAGACGGAGCAGGAGGAAGGTATTAAAGTGATTGTCAGCAGCTATTTGCAGGACATCTGGGGAAATACAGAGCTCCCTGTAGGTACTAAATCTGGGTGAAAGGAGGTGGTAGAAGGGAGTGGAGGAGAGTGAAGCTGAGATGctcttttcccctcttgcagGTTCCTTCTTTCTGCTAACTCTAAGGCCATTCAGAGGTATTCCCCTTGTATCTTCACAGATCATGTTAAGGCAATATTAAGAGGAATTGACCAAAACAGTGGCCAAAGGGAAGAGATGGAGATGATGCGGCAGGAGGCTTTTTCAAGGGTTATTTCAGAAGGCAGctgaagaaaaccaaagcaatacAAAAGACAGGCCTGTAAAAGGGGCACTGACCACGAAGCAGTGGGTAACATTGTAGTCTTACGATTTAAGGGAATGAGAGGTTTGTTGAAGAATGCCCAGGCTTTCGAGGAAGtcagctctctgcagcagcactTCAGGAAAGCTCTGGAGTTAATACGTTTGACAGAAGCATCCGCTTGGTAGATCCCAGTGCTGCTGAAGCAACGCTGAGGCCAGGATGGTGGAAAGACTGAACAAGGCACTACTGCCATGACTGCAGCTCCAGCAGTATGTTCCTGAACCCACTACAGAAAAGGTGTTCTGCCGGCCTGCAGACTGGCTCCAATTCCACTTGGCCCCAAATAAAGGGCCTAACATGTTAATGCTTCAGACAATCCCAGGTCTGAAACTCTATTCAGACGGCTGAAATAATATGTACACGACAAATCAGTACTGACTGCAACTGTCTGAGATCAACAAAATGTGGGGAATGCAGGTCAGCATTTCAGTAGGAGAACCTacaaaaagtatttctgtttaagaaaagGACACTGAAAACTCTAGTGGCTTGTGGAGGTAACTACGAGACACTGAGATTTAGGTTCAGTTACTAAAGTGTGAAAGCATTTTGTTCCACCTTCAAAGCAAATCTTTTGTACTACAGCAAAGACTTTCTGAGATGTCCATAGTACCCAAAGATAGAGCTCAGGTTTAATACAGGCTTGAAAGTCCTCAGAGGTGTTGGCAGTTTATTACACCTTTATGTGGTGGGGATCAATCAATTTTGAACAGCAATAAAAACAATTCTATCCCAGCTGTTCCCTTCAGTTCCTGTCATTACCCACTGCTTGTTCCAGTTTCAGAAGTTAGATTATTTGGGGGCTCTTAGTGTCAGCACTGCACACAAAACCAGCTACCATGTTCCTGCCTCCCACAATTCCTACTGACTTCTTTAATTTTATCTTAACTGCCGCCATGATCAAATCCATCACCACTTGAATTCACCAGTTAGCACAGAGTTagtgaacaaaaaaataatacataccTGGCATGAAAAGGCTATTAATCCCTTACCAAGCAAAGTGACATATCTGACCACGTTTTCTCTGCTGCACACTGGACAAAATAGTTTTACAGAAACAActgccaaaatatttcaaaagcactCCAGTTCACCATATCACAGATTGCTTTGTGTCTCTGCTGGATTTATGCTTCTGTTCTTTTTGCCCATCTTTATTTCACCCTCcatttttcaaaaacagagtCCTACTTAACTTAGTAGCACTATAaaacttttgttttgtcttcagtAAAGTTCACTCATTCTGGAATAAATACATGTTCAACATGATTGATGTTCTTCTGATTACGTGATACAATACACAAGTAAACAAGGAAGAGAAGACACAACAATGCCGTAGCTGTGAGGAAGATGAGGAGCCCAGCAAACAGAGAAGGTTTCAGAGGTAATTGGATCAGCTTGCCTTCTGCTGGAATCATGTTTGTGAGGCTTAGCATGTAACCGAGTGACCATGCTATACTGCTGTTTCCAAcctgaaataaagacagaagacTCAGTCCTATTCCCATGGACTTTTTGGTCAAAGAAAAGAGGTTCCAAAAGCTCAACTGCTGATGCTGGCAACTGCCGTTTAAGTTAGCAAGAAGAAAACTTTAGTGAGTACACAAAGAAGATACAGAACCATTTTAAATtaccctttcttattttttttgtagttccAGAGGATGCTAATAAAATTGGTCACTGGGCTAGAGAAGTGAGACACAGGTATTAGATGGATGGCTACAAGGACGTGTGGTGTATATGCAGACAGCCAGTTATGGGATTTTGAGTGCAAGAAacgcagtttaaaaaaataataataatcagcaGCAGCGCTACTGTGCTAATTCCAAGAATTAGACTGTCACCTTAGCCAAATCCTAGGATGTTACTTAGTTCAAGCAAATATAAAACCCCACAAAGAGTCCCACTGACATGTACAAAGAGGAAGCCAGGGTCAAGTCTCCAAAGCAGGAACTCTATCACCTTTTTTTACATGGTTGATTTTGTGCCTGCAAATGAACCATCACTAggcttttccatttaaaaaataaacataagtgGAAAATTACTTAGGAAgaggtaaaataaaagcaaagtggGTACGTTTGTATTTGCTCCATGGTCCTCATGTTTTGCTGTCTTTCACAACTTCTAATTTGAGCAGAGTTTACCaattttcccctgcctttttcaTTAAATCATCGTCCTGCCACTTGATAAACACAGGATCAAAGGGAGAACATCGAGTGTCCCTTGTCCTCCTTTCACATTCCCAGGCTCCAATAATGGTTTGCCTATTTATATAAAACTTATAAATACACATCACTGCCTCCTAAAAAtcaaacaacttaaaaaaataatctgttgttaAACAGAGTGAAAAAATAAGGGGGAACATTTCAAGATAAATCAGTGTAACTCATTAAACAAGGGCTAGCCCAGAGGGCCACCTGCAAGACATGTATTTGGTTTACAATCTAGcagaggttgctttttttttttttttcaaagggtcTGCACCACTTTCAAATCACTCCAGGTAGTTCTAGGGTATACCACAGGACAATAAAGCTGAAGTTGCCGCCTTCTACAACCAACCAGCTCTCCCAAACTCATTTGGCCTTCCATCTTTATTACAGGTCATCCCACTATGCTACTACAGAGTTTGCCTGAATCACTGTCCCTTTAAGTAGTTTGCTTAAATTTAGGAACCTCTTTGTTAATAACCTCTTTGGTTATTCTTGGATGAAGTTGAGGGATGAGCTTTAATAAATGATTTAATGTCTTTAACAAACAGTTTTAAGCAGTCAGACACTGGTTGTAGAAGACCATAAGGCCCTAAAATATTTAGTCCTTTTTGTAGTTGTGTATATCCTAATACCTTTTGTTTAACtgataaaaagaaagcaacaggaaCTTCTACAAATTATCTAGCCCTAGATTTCGCCCCGATCTTAGCACTGGTATAAGGTTCTTTTCACTGGTTGTGTTcactaattaaaagaaaatatgcttcTAGCATAAGCCAAAAACCCCACCTTCCACTGTTGGAGACAACTGTGCTGTTATCTCTGGGGTAGCTTACCTGGTCAGTTACATTAGATcttattatttttagttctttgaGGGGCAGATTTAATTACGAGAATGTAGTCTTTCTTTTTGAAGTTTCATAGTTACCTTAGTGCAAGATCTACGTAACAAAGGTGTTAATTTCAAATAAACTTTTGTGTGTTCATTTTgctcagtatttttaatattcttggctaaatacagaaaaatgttactGCATTTGGCTGCTCCTATCTGTTGGGGACAATACAATATATGTAAATATCAAGACAAATTCACCCCTCACCACATCCAGATTAAGATCCCAAAGTAAGCTCTACACTGATTTCCCAGTAGAAGGACTAAATTCTGCACACTCCTCCAGAGCTGCTAATGGCTGTCCACCAGAGGACAAAATAAGGCAAGAAAATCCTACTTGATTCCTTAGTACACCAGTAATAAGAGTATgactgttcagaaaaaaattgcttattgTTTCTCATTCACAGCTTGCCAGCATAccctgcatttaaaaatactgcatgaaGATCTACAACCTgttcttttgttggttttgcatgGAAGTGCTGAAGCATTTCCAAACTGTACAGAGATTAAAAGACAGTCTGGGACAAGGTTTTAGAATAAGTAGCAGAGAGGAAAGGATAGAGTCTCAAAGCACTGTGGGGACCACGCTTCCTGATATAACAGCCAAAGCTTAGATAGTGCCATGCCTTCTGATTTGAAAGCAGAGATTTCTTAGCAGTAGCTTTAGAATAGATATACACAAGTTCATTCCAAgttttttaggagaaaaatggaggtcagaaaaagacagaaatgcaatTATTACACAAACATTGTAAGCTGCCTCCCTCTGCCAACTGAAAGCCACTACACCATCAATATACACTCTTATTCCAGAAAAACAGATTACGGCACAGATGGATGTGCCAGCTGAGGATGAAAACTGCCCCGGTTCCTTCATCACCACTCACTGCCTAcaagccagctctgctgcttcccccAAGGCTCTgccagcagagagaaaagcaggagtCCTCCTGTCCAACTCAGCAGGGTTAGCTCAAACTGACCTTGACTGGCGAGGTGTTTCAGGCAGTGAAGGCCACTACCTTCAACAAACTCCGTCAAGGTTTAAACACAATTGTTTTATCCGTGTTTAAAGTTCTTTAAAAGAATCTAGGCAACATCTCCAAGTAATGCTGCAATCCCTGGAACCAGGCTGAAATTGCTACTGAGGCTTGAAAAATGGCTTTGTCTTACGCCAAACATTTGACAGTCATTTAAAAGGCTGTTTACAATCATTACATTTCTGCAGGCTGCTGCATCTTTGGGGTCTTCTAAACTTCTTCGGATTCAAATAACAGTAAGAGGAAATTATTATTGCTCACCTCCTTTTGAAAACGTATCTGTGGCCAAGTTTCTGCATCAAAGTTGTAACCATGTACAAGCAAGTAATAAATGAAATTGGCTGAAAAACAGTAGGATCTAGCATATAATTCTTCAAATTTAGGCAGCATAAACTGGAGCTGaaagcaaaagtttaaaaaaaatgtcaattatgaaaatgaaatgcttttgttttttataacTACAGAATACTTTGGATTCTAATTAGAATTTATTAGCATTTTTCAGAAACATCAAGTAAAGTTGTGGACAATTAGATTTGGAGATTTAGAAAAAGAACAATTCCAACAGTGATACAGCTTACatggttaaaaatgaaaataaacacaaaactgcACATAAAAGATTGTGAATGCTATGGTTCCTAAATTTTCCACATCATCTTTACAGCGTGGTTAAAACTGTGGTAGTAAACCACAGCCACAAATCTCTTCAGGAGGATCACATACAGAGTCAGCCTTGCACATGGCAGTCAGCTGTCAAGTGATGTTGGTAAGTTGAATAGGAAATGCTAGCAACAAAGTGAATGCAAACAGGGAGCCAGTTTGGTGATCTGAGGTACCTTCCTGCAAATTTAAAATAGGTCTGTCAATTTATTCTAGCTTCACAGTAACAGAGCTGAGATCAGAACAGGGCATATGGAATATTACAGGACTAGAAAAATACAGCCTTAAACCTCCATTAAATAAAGATGCCTGCAAGTTACACAGAATGTGTTATACCACAAGACTGCTCTTTGGATGTCAGTTGTGACCTGGGGTGCTCATTTGGATCATGAATATCAGCTGAATTCACAGACCCAAGCAAAGTGTTTTGATCTCCCAGTCTGATCCAAAAGTGCTCTTGTGAGTCCCAGTGGTTACAAGAAGATCAGGACCTGAGTATCACACCATATACATAGAGACAGATCAAGCAAGCTGGAAAAATCAAGAACTGCTGTGTGACAATTGTTTGGTCATGGATTGCCAGTTGGGGACAATATGCTTTACTTGCTTTTCTTAGTATAAGTAATGGCAAAAAACATGAGACTATACCTTTCCCTCAGATGAGCTCTGTAAGGacataaataaagtaaaaaaagtaatttgccTTCCACCAGTAAAAATTTTTCAGGCAACAGTGCTTCCACCAGTAAAAACTTTTCAGGCTACCATGCTAATTCCACCTCATCAGCTCTGTGCAACTGTGAACTCACTGATAATGTACAATACAACTGATAAATGCTAACTGCTTTGAATATATGGTGATAATGCTGATAATGCATGTGATTGAAGTGTGTTGTTAATGAATGTCAGTCTAGCAGAGTTTTGTGTTAAAATTTAAACTGTTTTATCAGCCTTCTAAAAACTTCCATGAAGACAATCTCCAATCCCCTGAAAAGCATAAATTTGCACCCACATATACTCATTTGCAACATCCCTTACTATCTTTGTGACACCTCAGCTGTACAAATCTCTaagataaaaagaggaaaatgcatgCACTGCTTGGCCACATTTCAATACAGGCCAGAAACTCAGCTTATAATCATGAGGAATGAAATTTCCAAACGTAGTCCAAGTTTTAAGCATGCTAGAAATACTACATGGATTGAAGTACTGTGGGAGAACAAATGTTGAGGCTGATGCACACCTTCTGAAAAGTTCTGAATACTTGTCCAGTCCATATTCTTTTCATATCTCccttttacagaaacaaaaggaaaaaaaaaacaaaccaaaccaaacccaaacaacccacttacctgtgcccagctctgggaacAGAAAAACCACATACTTGAATTGAAGTCAGCTAGAGAGAAGTGCCCAGACAAATTCAAAGCATTAATTGTATAGTAGAATCCTGAGAAAGCCTATAGAAAAAGAGTAGATGACAGGCTTGTTACTTTCTCAACTACAGAAATCTAAAGCAAGCAAGTTCAAAAACAAACACTGTGTTTGCAAACCTACCACAAAATTCCCTTTAACTTTTGGCTGATGGATTCCATTAAATGGGCAGTCTTCTCTGCCTCTGCAAGCAGTGAAGTTAAACAATAAAGAAACCATCTCCCGGCACAGACCTGGGTCTCCTGTTCCATGGAAGTTCACAAGCTGGTTTGGGTAGTAATTTGCTGGTCTCAGAGACTGTGTACAAAGGCTTCCAGAGAAGTATTTCATTGTTAATGTAGTATTATAATTCTGAGGGTAACATGGATTATCCACATTGGAACTCGTGTTTGATTTCTGGAAAACAAGAACCCCAAATAATATAGGCTACTCAAAAGCAAGAAAGACCTAATTTGACATTAACTACAGGAATCTTTTTAAAtcacatatgtatgtatttttgttcttttctctgtcaTGGCTGATCAACATTGCTGGTCATTGTAATCATAGAAGCtcctttctcaaaaaaaccagaaataatcaTCATCGGCAAGATCACCAAAACACAAGACTAACTGGACCTTTTTGTCAAATGGTACAAAACTCTCAAATTTTTAACAAATATGAAGATCTTTGTATGAAACTGAAGTGCATTTGTCCACAACAAAGCACAAACTCCACCAAAGGGAACCAAACACAAGCCTAAGAACCTGCTCAGACAATTACTGAACACCTGCAAAAGCGACATAGCAAAGGGTCTTAAACAGACCTGGAGCAGCAACGCTAAAAGCCTTTTCTCAGCTTCATCTCTCCCGTAGCACTGGAAGCTGTGAGTGTAGACATTGTAGCTGTAACCATACAACTTCACTTGCAAGGTGCTATTGAAGTTCTCCTGAGAGTCCTCTGGGATAAATGAAATTTGAGTGGAAGCTCCTCCAAGATCCAGTGCACCCATAGTCTCTTTTCTGTAAGGATGGATCCATGTCCTCCAAAGGTTTCTCTACacgtaaaaataaaaacaaggctAAATAGAAATATCATCTGCTTGTTCTCGCTTCAAGTTTTTCTACTCTTTACTTAGCTTTTTGAGATTGTCCCCCCTCTTTGTCCTGCACCCTTCCAAAAAATCTTAGCtctaaggaagacttttttttttacataagagGGATGTACTTTCACAGAGTGAAATGATCTtgaaagatggaaaaaggaaagcagcGCAGCTTTCAACTCAGAGGAGAGCACAATGATCAAAGCAGATCAATAGCTGTACTAGAAGGCAGGGAATTGAAGTTCAGGTACCCATGAGACATTAAACAAATCTGGATGGAAACAGTATAAAGCTTTGTTTGTTTCAAGgcaagaaaaattattaaaggaaTAGAATATTATGACATCCCAcagaaaaagagagtgagagTGAAAAAAACGGAGAAGAGTCACATGTAAGCTCCatcaaagtaaaaaaacccagGATCCCTAATCTGCACATTTCCTTCATCGAAACTGCAGTGGCAATAAATCTGATCCATTCCACTGACATTTTTCCCTATTACCTAAAACATCCCCCAAATTCTCTATCTGATCTACCCAGTAACAGTGCAGAATATGGATTTTGTATGATTATATATCTCAATATGTACTGTAGTATTATTTACTGAGCATGATGATATCAACATATACGCAAGAAAATAAACTTAATGAGCTAGCAAATATACTCACAACAAAATTCTACAGTGAAAGATTCCCATTTACAGCCCCTAGCAGAATTTGACTCTTAGCCCATTGTCACAAGAATGGTGAAAAGTTTCTCTCTCCTACTAGTGATATTCCACACGTAGTTCTTCACACAACTCTATGCTAAACCAGCTTCACAGCAACTTGCAGTGCCTTCAGTAGTCCTTATGAATCTGCTATATGGAATTTGATATTTGGATTATTAAAATTCATATGGTAGAAGACCAACACCACCCTGAAGTTCATTACATCATTTTCATTGCATGAAATGCAAACAATGAGGAAAACTCTTCCAGAACATAGGATTCCAATACCATTTTTCTTAACTTTGCAAGAGTCAACATCATGTTTACCATGAGCTATCACTCAGATCACCAACAACTAATTCCTGCTTATTAATTGCTATGATCTAACAGGAACTGTTCAACCAGGACAGCTAACAATACTCAGGGGTTTGGCTGAAACTTCTTTCAGCCTAGCGAGAGTATCTGAAAGAAGTGTAGTTAATGCTAAGGGCAGCACATAGATGCGATAAATGCAGATGAGCAGTTGCTGATCATGGTACAGCTTTTACTGGGAATGAAATCATACTgaatatctatatataaaaaggGATCTTCCAACACATTTGACTCCCTCTCTGCTATGAGGGTCCTGTCTCACTCTATTCTGAGTTCAAGGACAGTGTAAGGACTGCTTAAGACAAGTGAGCCAACACTGCCAAACAATTTGGAGGCCCCTAAGCTGTGCAGGTCCTTCAGCAGTAGAGCTGCAGGGACAGCAATCATCTGAGGAAGCCacagaaaagcaggagaaaatatCTTTAGTTGGCACCACTGTCAAGACAATCAACACCGGTCAACACGTAACGTACTGGTGCATTTAAGAGCAATGCAACTTCTGTTTCTAGGTAAGGCATCCAATGTCATTTACGGAAGAGCCCTGTTTTGGGAGTCAACAATTTTACCTTTGCCATATCACATTCCTGTAACATCACATTCTTTGATTTATGTTTGCTTTGTTCTATTACTGACACCAAAAGACCCTGTTATATATTTCAGTGCAAAATGGAAGTTATAGTATGATGTTTTAACAGGCATGTCCTCTCAAACTTCTcatttataagaaagaaaaagtgaaaagaaaagcatgcagTTTTTTCCACACACCTCTAAGAAATTGCCCATTAAATAGTTGGCTGTTATCCATCCATACACCCCTTCCTCTGGCCCAGTTATGATTTGCGCACCCCTAAATTCAAAAGGTTGTGCTCTGAAGTAGTTTTGAATGCTTGCAAGGACTTCAATagctgctgtttcattttgcaaCCTAAGCAATTCACAAAACATGAGACACTGAGCATCTGGAAAGGCAATTTCATGTTTATTGTTCACTGACTAGCAATTCAAGAAAATTCCTACAAGCACCTAATAAAAACTAGACATTGTTTCCCTAAAGGGAAGCTTATGATAAGGAATGGTCAAGTACTCAGCCATCGTTTCA of the Larus michahellis chromosome 2, bLarMic1.1, whole genome shotgun sequence genome contains:
- the ENTPD3 gene encoding ectonucleoside triphosphate diphosphohydrolase 3 yields the protein MLTRTPGVVAQVFLLLSIVLVIAIAVIQINQQQILSPGLKYGIVFDAGSSRTTVYVYEWPAEKENDTGVVSQTFKCNVKGPGISSYESNPGALAKPFDDCLNKVKERIPVHLHKTTSIYLGATAGMRLLRLQNETAAIEVLASIQNYFRAQPFEFRGAQIITGPEEGVYGWITANYLMGNFLERNLWRTWIHPYRKETMGALDLGGASTQISFIPEDSQENFNSTLQVKLYGYSYNVYTHSFQCYGRDEAEKRLLALLLQKSNTSSNVDNPCYPQNYNTTLTMKYFSGSLCTQSLRPANYYPNQLVNFHGTGDPGLCREMVSLLFNFTACRGREDCPFNGIHQPKVKGNFVAFSGFYYTINALNLSGHFSLADFNSSMWFFCSQSWAQLQFMLPKFEELYARSYCFSANFIYYLLVHGYNFDAETWPQIRFQKEVGNSSIAWSLGYMLSLTNMIPAEGKLIQLPLKPSLFAGLLIFLTATALLCLLFLVYLCIVSRNQKNINHVEHVFIPE